Genomic DNA from Thermobifida alba:
ATCCGCAAGGCCCTCTCCATGGGCGCGGACAAGGCGGTGCACGTCAGCGACGACGCGCTGGCCGGCTCCGACGCGCTGCAGACCGCCTACGCGATCGCGCAGACGCTGGGCACCCTTGAGTACGACCTGGTCATCCTGGGGTCGGAGTCCACCGACGCGCGCACCGGCGTGGTGGGTGCGGCCCTGGCCGAGTACCTGGGGCTGCCGCAGCTCACCCTGGCCAACAAGGTCGACATCGACGGTTCCTCGGTGAAGATCCAGCGCCAGACCGACGACGGCTACCAGGTGGTCGAGGCCACCCTGCCGGCCGTCATCTCGGTGGTCGAGAAGATCAACGAGCCGCGCTACCCGTCGTTCAAGCTGATCATGGCCGCGAAGAAGAAGCCGGTCGCCAAGCTCGGCATCGCCGACGCGGGCATCGACGCGGCCAAGGTCGGCCTGGCCAACGCCACCACCCAGGTCGTCGACTTCGCGCCGGCTCCGCCGCGTGCCGCGGGCACCGTCGTCAAGGACGAGGGCAGCGGCGGCGTGCAGATCGCCGACTTCTTGGCCAGCAAGAAGTTCGTGTAACGGCGAGACGAGAGAGGGATAGAGAACATGGCTGAGGTCCTCGTCCTCGTCGACCACGTCGACGGACAGGTCAAGAAGGTCACGCTGGAGCTGCTGACCGCGGCCCGCCGCATCGGAGAGCCCTCCGCGGTGGTCGTGGGAGAGGCCACCGACGAGCTGAAGGCCAAGCTCGGCGAGTACGGCGCGGAGAAGATCTACACCGCCCCCGCCGAGATCGACGACTACGTCGTGGCGCCCAAGGCCGAACTGCTGGCCAAGCTCGCCGCCGACAAGTCCGCCGCCGCCGTCCTCGTCTCGGCCACCGCCGAGAACAAGGAGGTCGCCGGACGCACCGCCGTCAAACTGGGTTCCGGTGTCCTCACCGACGTGGTGGACGTCACCCCCGAGGTGGTCGCGGAGCACTCCATCTTCGGTGGCGCCGTCATCACCCACGCCAAGGTCACCAGCGGCGTCCCCGTGGTGGCCGTACGCCCCAACGCCATTCCGGCCGAGCCCTCCTCCGGGGCCGCCGCGGTGGAGGCCGTCGAGATCGAGATCTCCGACGCCGCCAAGGCCGCGCGGATCACCGACCGCGTCAAGCAGGAGAAGGGCGCCCGTCCGGAGCTCACCGAGGCCGCTGTCGTGGTCTCCGGTGGCCGCGGTGTGGGCAGTGAGGACTTCTCCGTCGTGGAGAACCTCGCCGACGCGCTCGGCGGCGCCGTGGGCGCCTCCCGGGCCGCCGTCGACGCCGGCTGGTACCCGCACGCCTTCCAGGTCGGCCAGACCGGTAAGACCGTCTCGCCTAACCTCTACATCGCCCTGGGCATCTCCGGCGCGATCCAGCACCGGGCGGGCATGCAGACCTCCAAGACGATCGTCGCGGTCAACAAGGACCCCGAGGCTCCGATCCTGGAGATCTCCGACTTCGCGGTCGTCGGCGACCTGCACAAGGTCGCCCCGCAGCTGACCGAGGAGATCAACAAGCGCAAGTAGGCGCGCCACGTTCCACGGCGGCGGCCCCGGACGGATCCTCCGTCCGGGGCCGCCGCCTGTCAGTCGAGCTCTTCGGGGAAACGGGGTGTGGCGAGTCCTTCCGCCTCTTGGGAGAGGCCGGGGAGCTGGTCGGCCAGGTCCGTCTGGCCGTAACGCCGGAGAAGCGCGTCTGCGGTTCGAAGGAACCCCGGATAGTCAGCCGACGAGTTCTCCAGGCGACGGATGGCTGAGGCAAGGATGGCGGAGATCCTGATGGCCTTGTCCCGGGGTTCGCTCCCGTCGCGGAGCAGGGGGAGGAAGAACCGGTCGAACACTTCCTGGGACTCCTCGGAGATCCCGTGACGGTCGGTCCACCACGCCCGGGCGGTGGCGGTGTCGCGCAGGAGGTAGTCGAGTCGGTCGCGGTGGAAAGCCACCTCACTGTGCTTGAGGCGGCGCTCCGCATGGTAGCTGGACACCCGCTTTCGGTCCGCGCGCGACAGACCCAGCCGTACCCGGGCACAGACCTGGAGGCCGGGATACTTCTGAAACGCGGGGTGCTCCCGAAGATCGGGGTGTTCCCCGAAGGGCGGCTGCCGCCAGAGAGCCAGAGCCAGGGAGACCCGGTTGCCGATGTCGTGGTCCTCTCCGGGGACAGCGGTCCGGGTGAGGCCGCGGGCGATCAGGTACACCGACTGGACCGCGACCAGACGCAGCTCTGAGCGGGCAGAGCGGGTCAGCCGCCGCTCAGGTTCCACTCGGTAGCGGGCAACACCGCGCAGTCGCACGGAGACGCCGGGGATTGCGGTGGGCAGGCGCGTACGGATCCGTGCGCGCCCGCCCAAGGCCC
This window encodes:
- a CDS encoding electron transfer flavoprotein subunit beta/FixA family protein, producing MNIVVLVKQVPDTETERKLNPADSTVDRAASDGVINELDEYAIEEALLLKEKHGGEVTILTVGPEQATDSIRKALSMGADKAVHVSDDALAGSDALQTAYAIAQTLGTLEYDLVILGSESTDARTGVVGAALAEYLGLPQLTLANKVDIDGSSVKIQRQTDDGYQVVEATLPAVISVVEKINEPRYPSFKLIMAAKKKPVAKLGIADAGIDAAKVGLANATTQVVDFAPAPPRAAGTVVKDEGSGGVQIADFLASKKFV
- a CDS encoding electron transfer flavoprotein subunit alpha/FixB family protein, encoding MAEVLVLVDHVDGQVKKVTLELLTAARRIGEPSAVVVGEATDELKAKLGEYGAEKIYTAPAEIDDYVVAPKAELLAKLAADKSAAAVLVSATAENKEVAGRTAVKLGSGVLTDVVDVTPEVVAEHSIFGGAVITHAKVTSGVPVVAVRPNAIPAEPSSGAAAVEAVEIEISDAAKAARITDRVKQEKGARPELTEAAVVVSGGRGVGSEDFSVVENLADALGGAVGASRAAVDAGWYPHAFQVGQTGKTVSPNLYIALGISGAIQHRAGMQTSKTIVAVNKDPEAPILEISDFAVVGDLHKVAPQLTEEINKRK